A genomic segment from Fusarium fujikuroi IMI 58289 draft genome, chromosome FFUJ_chr04 encodes:
- a CDS encoding related to regulator protein rum1 — MVSVPTVGAAAPAATHSTNASTRSSPSAPAGTSKPKPKVNSNGYHPINPQTPLSSLTSAPLDLTSVERRGQPTAVREPVVKQSRPHGLQEAPTYRPTEEEWKDPFEYLRKITPEAKNFGICKIIPPDSWNPDFAIDTEVRQSAHSQRVQAINKFHFRTRKQELNSVEGSTRANLTYLDGLSKFHKQHGTNLHRLPYVDKKPLDLYRLKKAVESRGGFEKVCKHKKWAEIGRDLGYSGKIMSSLSTSLKNSYQRWLCPYEEYLRLAKPGVHQQLEQEYGGPLTPSPAQTPAKRSNVNTPLSIRGDSPARNASDALQANIIGVKRETDGDTPMPDAMPSQAPTSGGFTPVNSGGFTPANAGFTSVNRSVTSEPKSFTPDPKRFDSPASSAKNTPDNRASSLKETALKRQLSCESSSESARKDIDMEDPEAASGRRSKRLKKDAVPTVAGSHMTPFRPSVPRIPREEPPPPGEKCETCGNGEDSGSLLICESCDHSYHPACLDPPLKRKPDNEWNCARCLVGDGQFGFEEGGLYSLKQFQQKANDFKQGYFEKKMPFDHELNCHRPVTEEDVETEFWRLVADLEETVEVEYGADIHCTTHGSGFPTAERHPQNPYATDPWNLNVLPFHPESLFRHIKSDISGMTVPWVYVGMIFSTFCWHNEDHYAYSANYQHLGATKTWYGIPGEDAEKFENAMKEAVPELFETQPDLLFQLVTLLTPEQLKKAGVRVYALDQRAGQLVITFPQAYHAGFNHGFNFNEAVNFAPHDWEPFGLAGVERLQLFRRQPCFSHDELLWTAAESAATGLTIQTAKWLAPALDRIHKRELYQREQFVARHLETAPHHCKIGGGNEDTCSLTLKIEDEDVQDEDEQCCSYCKAFSYLSRFKCLQSGKVLCLLHAGYHACCDLPEQARFQGEGHVLFFRKADEDMGAIYRKVMEKAQTPELWEEKYDKLLEEEARPSLKSLRALLHEGERIPYTLPSFPVLQDFVNRCNDWVGEATNFIVRKQQNRHKNDKAWQSSMRKSIGNSEQDQKERESRNVSNIYRLLDEAEHIGFDCPEIFQLQERAEAVKQFQTTAAQALRNTSTLSQKTVKELLEEGRGFNVDIPEVDQLVKVLEQSEWNEKAFTNRGVYMTLQEVQDLIEEGCKLGIPTYNDHLTYYRDQMHAGQQWEKKAKELIVAEFVHYPQLEALSRQVQINVLPVSQETLSAVDQILHKQREAQRQIVSLLDRCRLPDLHDRPKYSEVVEIQKRLEDLNSKPDGTLELENERKRHEDWMRKGKKLFGKSNAPLHILKSHLEYVLERNMDCFDIENDTPRMPGEPVSREVSPEQGSSKWDESRSRQVFCICRRVEAGMMIECEMCHEWYHYKCLKIARGKVKEDDKYTCPICDWRMKIPRDASRPKLEELLALAEEMATLPFQPEEEEVLNKIIDNAQNFRNHIANYCNPLLSTEAEAETQRFYLRKIEGAEVLLTYETNFFRQELHKWCPVAPEAPPIQEQSRSTRKPRPTKLQKMLVEYGVDNPDDLPEHARGKANSLRRKAANAEAAAAAASHSTGGIGSGYGGSGYYPRSGEAGSPNSHGDRRESQSSGHSRTNSVNLGNGMHAGPLGAGGPQLVVDYSSMSLEDRILQGHDDGLNFQTDAEKSKALEILARTELGRKQAEAMWGPNVWGTGRGSIERRVSNPMDEEMIKQEDGNVDQMFKEMTNQDEDDEKKTDTGGGCHHDHSVLGKGEKWDGRSSRRGMSLQGLTRGDGVFVRFKNTKKEKESGRVGYSIWCLFFELSLFVRDSYKGV; from the exons ATGGTGTCAGTGCCAACTGTTGGCGCCGCGGCTCCTGCAGCCACCCATAGCACGAATGCAAGCACGCGAAGCTCACCCAGTGCTCCCGCTGGCACCTCGAAACCGAAACCCAAGGTGAATTCTAATGGATATCACCCGATCAATCCACAGACACCTCTCAGCTCACTCACGAGTGCTCCGCTGGATCTTACCTCCGTCGAACGTCGCGGACAGCCCACCGCAGTCAGGGAACCAGTCGTCAAGCAGAGCCGTCCTCACGGTCTACAAGAAGCACCAACGTACCGCCCAACGGAAGAGGAATGGAAAGATCCTTTCGAATACCTACGGAAAATTACACCTGAAGCAAAGAACTTTGGCATCTGCAAGATCATTCCACCTGATTCCTGGAATCCAGACTTTGCCATTGATACCGAGGTGCGACAATCGGCGCATTCCCAGCGCGTTCAAGCTATCAAT AAATTCCATTTTAGAACCCGAAAACAAGAGTTGAACTCGGTGGAAGGGA GTACACGTGCCAACCTCACATATCTTGATGGGCTTTCAAAATTCCACAAACAACATGGCACCAATCTGCATCGCTTACCGTACGTGGACAAGAAACCGCTTGatctttatagattaaagaaaGCAGTCGAGTCGAGGGGCGGCTTTGAAAAGGTTTGCAAGCACAAGAAATGGGCAGAAATTGGTCGCGATTTGGGCTATAGTGGGAAGATCATGTCCTCTCTTTCGACGTCGCTCAAAAACTCTTACCAACGATGGCTTTGCCCATACGAGGAGTACCTCCGACTCGCGAAACCCGGTGTTCACCAACAGCTGGAGCAAGAGTATGGTGGACCATTGACCCCGAGTCCTGCGCAAACTCCAGCTAAGCGATCAAATGTCAACACACCTCTCAGCATCCGAGGTGATTCCCCAGCGCGCAATGCTTCCGACGCACTCCAGGCCAATATCATTGGGGTGAAGAGGGAAACGGATGGCGACACGCCTATGCCCGATGCCATGCCTTCTCAAGCTCCAACCTCTGGCGGATTCACACCAGTCAACTCGGGCGGGTTTACTCCCGCGAATGCTGGCTTCACAAGCGTCAATCGCAGTGTGACCAGTGAGCCAAAAAGCTTCACCCCTGACCCGAAGCGATTTGACAGCCCTGCCTCTTCAGCAAAGAACACTCCAGATAATCGGGCTTCAAGTTTAAAAGAAACAGCATTGAAACGTCAGCTAAGCTGCGAAAGCTCATCTGAATCGGCCAGAAAGGACATCGATATGGAGGATCCTGAAGCGGCTAGCGGCCGCCGCAGCAAGCGACTCAAGAAAG ATGCTGTCCCCACTGTGGCTGGATCGCACATGACGCCATTCCGTCCTTCAGTGCCCAGGATTCCGCGAGAAgagccaccaccaccaggcGAG AAATGCGAAACTTGCGGTAATGGTGAAGATTCTGGCTCCCTACTGATTTGCGAGTCTTGCGACCATTCCTACCACCCAGCATGTCTCGACCCACCACTGAAACGGAAGCCGGATAACGAATGGAACTGCGCACGATGTCTGGTCGGAGATGGCCAGTTCGGATTCGAGGAGGGAGGTCTTTACTCGCTAAAGCAGTTCCAGCAAAAAGCAAACGACTTCAAGCAGGGCTattttgagaagaagatgccatTCGACCACGAGCTCAACTGCCATCGACCTGTCAccgaggaggatgttgaaaCCGAGTTTTGGAGATTGGTTGCCGACCTGGAAGAGACGGTTGAGGTCGAGTACGGAGCCGATATCCATTGCACAACTCACGGTTCAGGATTTCCGACAGCAGAACGACACCCTCAAAACCCGTATGCGACTGATCCTTGGAACCTCAACGTTCTTCCCTTCCATCCTGAGAGTCTGTTCAGACATATCAAATCCGACATCTCTGGCATGACAGTTCCCTGGGTCTATGTCGGTATGATCTTTTCGACATTCTGCTGGCACAACGAGGATCACTATGCCTACTCTGCCAACTACCAGCACCTTGGCGCAACCAAGACTTGGTACGGTATACCAGGCGAGGACGCTGAAAAGTTCGAGAACGCCATGAAGGAAGCCGTCCCAGAGTTGTTCGAAACACAACCAGATCTACTCTTCCAGCTGGTTACACTCTTGACCCCCGAACAATTGAAGAAGGCCGGAGTTCGTGTATACGCTCTGGACCAGAGAGCTGGTCAACTCGTTATTACATTCCCGCAGGCTTACCATGCTGGTTTCAACCACGGATTCAACTTTAACGAGGCTGTCAACTTTGCCCCACATGACTGGGAACCTTTTGGACtggctggtgttgagcgATTGCAACTTTTCCGCAGGCAACCATGCTTTTCTCACGATGAGCTTCTCTGGACCGCTGCGGAAAGCGCTGCAACAGGTCTAACCATTCAGACCGCGAAATGGTTAGCACCTGCCCTCGATCGCATACACAAGCGAGAGTTGTATCAAAGGGAACAATTTGTCGCGAGACATCTTGAAACAGCACCTCATCACTGTAAAATAGGAGGAGGCAACGAAGATACATGTTCTTTGACACTTAAGATagaagacgaagatgtccaagacgaagacgagcaGTGTTGCAGTTACTGCAAGGCTTTCTCGTACCTGTCGCGCTTCAAGTGCCTTCAGTCAGGCAAGGTTCTTTGTCTGCTTCACGCAGGCTACCACGCTTGCTGTGATCTGCCCGAGCAAGCTCGATTCCAAGGCGAAGGACACGTCCTTTTCTTCAGAAAAGCGGACGAGGATATGGGTGCGATCTACCGCAAGGTGATGGAGAAAGCACAAACTCCCGAGCTTTGGGAGGAAAAGTACGACAAACtacttgaagaagaggcaagGCCGTCGCTCAAATCACTACGTGCTCTCCTTCATGAAGGCGAGCGCATTCCTTACACTCTCCCTTCATTTCCCGTGCTTCAGGATTTCGTCAATCGGTGCAATGATTGGGTGGGAGAGGCAACAAACTTTATTGTAAGAAAGCAGCAAAACCGACACAAGAATGACAAAGCCTGGCAATCAAGCATGCGAAAATCGATCGGCAACTCTGAGCAGGAccagaaagagagagaatcTCGGAATGTGTCAAACATCTATCGGCTTCTCGATGAAGCCGAACACATTGGCTTTGACTGTCCAGAGATttttcagcttcaagagcGCGCCGAGGCTGTCAAACAATTCCAGACGACTGCAGCGCAGGCTTTGAGGAACACCTCCACCTTGTCACAGAAGACGGTCAAGGAACTCCTCGAAGAAGGGCGCGGCTTTAATGTGGACATTCCTGAGGTTGACCAATTGGTGAAGGTGCTAGAGCAGTCAGAATGGAATGAGAAGGCCTTTACCAACCGAGGAGTGTATATGACTCTTCAAGAAGTCCAGGATCTTATTGAAGAAGGGTGCAAACTTGGTATTCCGACATACAACGACCATTTGACCTACTATCGTGACCAGATGCACGCTGGTCAGCAATGGGAGAAGAAAGCCAAGGAACTTATCGTTGCTGAGTTTGTTCACTACCCGCAGCTCGAAGCACTGTCGCGTCAAGTGCAGATCAACGTGCTTCCAGTTTCGCAGGAGACTCTGAGCGCAGTCGATCAAATCCTCCATAAGCAACGCGAAGCCCAACGCCAGATAGTTTCATTATTGGACCGGTGTCGGCTCCCCGATTTGCATGATCGACCCAAGTATTCGGAAGTCGTAGAGATCCAGAAGAGATTGGAAGACCTTAACTCGAAACCCGATGGAACTCTTGAGCTCGAAAACGAACGCAAGCGTCATGAGGATTGGATGCGAAAAGGCAAGAAACTCTTCGGTAAATCCAACGCCCCTTTGCATATCCTCAAGAGTCATCTTGAGTATGTACTAGAGCGCAACATGGATTGCTTCGACATCGAAAACGACACGCCTCGAATGCCCGGGGAGCCAGTTTCAAGAGAGGTCAGCCCTGAGCAAGGATCTAGCAAATGGGACGAAAGTCGTTCCCGACAAGTCTTTTGTATTTGCAGAAGGGTCGAGGCGGGAATGATGATTGAGTGCGAGATGTGCCATGAATG GTATCACTACAAATGTCTCAAGATTGCCCGTGGGAAGGTCAAGGAGGATGATAAGTATACTTGCCCGATCTGTGACTGGCGGATGAAGATTCCCCGAGATGCTTCGCGACCGAAGCTGGAGGAGCTGCTGGCCCTTGCTGAGGAAATGGCAACATTGCCCTTCCAacccgaggaagaggaggttCTCAACAAAATCATCGACAACGCACAGAATTTCCGAAATCATATTGCTAACTATTGCAACCCGTTATTGTCTACGGAAGCCGAGGCAGAGACGCAACGATTTTATCTGCGCAAGATTGAAGGGGCGGAGGTCTTGCTCACATACGAGACCAATTTCTTTCGCCAAGAACTCCATAAATGGTGCCCTGTGGCCCCTGAAGCTCCGCCGATCCAGGAGCAGTCCAGAAGTACACGAAAACCACGACCGACAAAACTACAGAAGATGTTGGTTGAGTACGGCGTTGACAATCCCGACGACTTGCCGGAGCACGCCCGGGGAAAGGCGAACAGTCTGCGCCGGAAGGCAGCCAACGCTGAAGCCGCAGCAGCGGCAGCTTCGCATTCTACGGGTGGAATTGGATCTGGGTATGGAGGGTCGGGATATTACCCACGTTCCGGTGAAGCTGGCAGCCCTAACAGCCACGGAGACCGTCGCGAATCGCAGTCCTCAGGCCATTCAAGAACCAATTCGGTAAACCTGGGCAATGGAATGCATGCTGGGCCCCTCGGGGCTGGCGGTCCACAGCTGGTAGTTGACTACTCATCAATGTCTTTGGAGGACAGAATTCTTCAAGGTCACGACGATGGTCTCAACTTCCAAACCGACGCTGAGAAGAGCAAAGCTTTGGAGATTCTTGCGAGGACCGAATTGGGTAGAAAACAAGCTGAGGCCATGTGGGGACCCAATGTTTGGGGAACCGGACGTGGATCCATTGAGAGACGCGTCTCTAACCCGATGGACGAAGAAATGATCAAGCAGGAAGATGGTAACGTGGATCAGATGTTCAAGGAGATGACGAAccaagacgaagatgacgagaaaAAGACCGATACTGGGGGAGGATGTCACCATGACCACAGCGTCCTTGGAAAAGGAGAGAAATGGGATGGACGCTCTTCTAGACGGGGAATGAGTTTGCAGGGGTTGACAAGGGGTGATGGCGTTTTCGTTCGGTTCAAAAAtaccaagaaggaaaaggagtCAGGTCGGGTCGGTTATTCCATTTGGTGTTTGTTCTTTGAGCTAAGTTTGTTTGTACGAGATTCATACAAGGGCGTCTGA
- a CDS encoding related to RNA splicing factor PRP9: MLVLEEQRYIHEDLERLEQGIADRIRDEPRHIRDRLNRDHEISQLLDQIQVQSKNLLDIYKDENGVRSQEIQQIGTGDPFAEFYKQLKGVREHHERYPYEQAENSEQRYQIKKSDGEPLPSIVDSLFSGEEAYGRFFDLNICHEAYLNLPNVRRLTYLQYLENFDNFAPGHGGVTRANKLTDQYFKYVGQLAEYLESFMRRTRPLENVDKVLASFDQEFETAWDKDEIQGWEKDSHSTNATAKETSTAEAVWCEDCEKEFKNENVYKNHLTGRKHIKAAEQRKQRQEQDSPANGATGTVSATRLKERAVAEREYRVKRLASAMSTERSDTRVNVERKQGMTERERAQELENFFNAEDTSQEVQDDGEGEDEDGEERIYNPLKLPLAWDGKPIPFWLYRLHGLGVEFPCEICGNFVYMGRRAFDKHFNEARHIYGLKCLGITNTTLFRDITHIEEAMQLWEKIQKEKKRTKVDEGSVVQMEDGEGNVMPEKVYLDLQKQGLL; this comes from the exons ATGCTCGTTCTCGAAGAGCAGCGCTACATCCACGAGGATCTAGAGCGTCTGGAACAAGGTATCGCTGATCGCATTCGCGATGAGCCTAGACAT ATCCGTGATCGCCTCAACAGAGATCATGAGATTTCTCAATTACTAGACCAGATCCAGGTTCAGTCGAAAAACCTCCTCGACATCTACAAAGACGAAAACGGTGTTCGGTCGCAAGAGATTCAGCAGATTGGTACAGGCGACCCTTTCGCGGAGTTTTACAAGCAGCTCAAAGGTGTTCGTGAGCACCACGAGAGATATCCCTACGAGCAAGCAGAAAACTCAGAGCAGCGATATCAGATCAAGAAATCAGATGGGGAGCCGCTACCATCTATTGTCGACTCTCTGTTCTCTGGAGAGGAAGCTTATGGACGATTTTTCGATCTTAACATCTGCCACGAGGCTTACCTCAATCTTCCCAATGTCCGACGACTCACATATCTGCAATATCTTGAGAACTTCGACAACTTTGCACCTGGACATGGTGGAGTCACACGAGCCAACAAATTGACGGATCAGTACTTCAAGTATGTCGGACAACTAGCAGAGTACCTCGAGAGTTTCATGCGACGAACGCGGCCACTGGAAAACGTGGACAAGGTGCTTGCGTCGTTTGACCAAGAGTTCGAGACGGCATGGGACAAGGATGAGATTCAGGGCTGGGAAAAGGACTCACATTCAACAAACGCCACTGCAAAGGAGACCAGCACAGCAGAAGCTGTATGGTGCGAAGACTGTGAAAAGGAGTTCAAGAACGAAAACGTCTATAAGAACCATCTCACAGGGCGAAAACACATTAAGGCAGCCGAGCAGCGAAAACAGCGACAGGAGCAAGACTCGCCAGCCAACGGCGCAACTGGAACAGTCTCAGCGACACGACTAAAAGAGCGCGCGGTAGCCGAACGAGAGTACAGGGTGAAGCGCCTAGCCAGCGCCATGAGCACCGAGCGAAGCGACACCAGAGTCAACGTCGAGCGCAAGCAAGGCATGACCGAACGCGAACGCGCCCAAGAACTCGAGAACTTCTTCAATGCCGAGGACACATCccaagaagtccaagacgACGGTGAGggcgaagacgaagacggcGAGGAGCGAATCTACAACCCCCTCAAACTGCCCCTCGCATGGGACGGCAAGCCAATCCCCTTCTGGCTGTACCGCCTTCACGGTCTGGGTGTTGAGTTCCCCTGCGAGATCTGCGGAAACTTTGTATACATGGGTCGACGAGCCTTTGACAAGCACTTTAATGAAGCGCGACATATCTACGGTCTTAAGTGTCTGGGCATCACCAATACGACGTTGTTCCGCGATATCACCCACATTGAGGAGGCTATGCAGCTGTGGGAGAAGAttcagaaggagaagaagcgcacAAAGGTTGATGAGGGGAGTGTAGTGCAGATGGAGGATGGGGAGGGCAATGTCATGCCTGAGAAGGTTTACCTGGATCTGCAGAAGCAGGGATTGTTGTAG
- a CDS encoding related to HNM1-Choline permease, with protein sequence MEKTTQMNQAERDALDLAALGHEQALTRKFSTLSMLSLAFCILGTWAVCAQSLATGIQNGGPVTCLWGLVLVTLCNVCIAMSLGEMCSSMPSALGQALWVGKLWKTSWGRFASYLTAFISVVGWWCLSASQIAFMAEFVLSMKLMFDPEWTGMNNGWLMFLVYTGINILFTFVNYVGCRSERFLPWFNNFVAVGFVGLFIAFCLALPILVGTNSTLEYQSPKFVFGTWINETGWADGVVWFLGLVQSAYALTAYDSVLHMVEEIPAPRRNAPRTMVLAIVMGAISGFIFLVACLFCIQDLATTLDAPSGFPFIEVVQNVVGLKGGAVLIALFTINGFGQGVSILTSASRLTWSFARDRGLPYGDYFAYVDPYWQVPARSLILQGAFINILGFLYFFSSTTLSAILSVSTIALTISYAIPIAVLMAVGRDKLPAGGEFGLGRFGPALNVISIIYTVITTVFFFFPGSPNPAVGDMNFAIVVFGVMLVIGLGFWVIKGRKCFLKIEDLSDHVLYGQGDDELTRTEELTEKR encoded by the coding sequence ATGGAGAAAACAACACAAATGAACCAGGCCGAACGCGATGCCCTCGACCTCGCAGCCCTCGGGCATGAGCAGGCACTCACCCGTAAATTCAGCACCCTAAGCATGCTATCCCTCGCCTTCTGCATTCTCGGCACATGGGCAGTCTGCGCCCAATCCCTCGCAACAGGTATCCAGAACGGCGGACCTGTTACTTGTCTCTGGGGCCTTGTCCTCGTCACACTCTGCAATGTGTGTATCGCCATGTCCCTTGGTGAAATGTGCTCTAGTATGCCGTCGGCTCTTGGACAAGCGCTTTGGGTGGGCAAGCTTTGGAAGACTTCGTGGGGCAGGTTTGCGAGTTACTTGACGGCCTTTATCAGTGTTGTTGGATGGTGGTGTCTTTCTGCTTCTCAGATTGCCTTCATGGCGGAATTTGTGCTGTCGATGAAACTCATGTTTGATCCCGAGTGGACAGGGATGAATAACGGATGGCTCATGTTTCTGGTCTACACTGGGATCAACATCTTGTTCACCTTTGTCAACTATGTCGGCTGCCGCTCGGAAAGGTTCCTCCCCTGGTTCAACAATTTTGTCGCCGTTGGCTTCGTCggcctcttcatcgccttctGTCTCGCCCTTCCTATCCTCGTTGGAACGAACTCAACTCTCGAGTATCAATCACCGAAATTTGTCTTTGGAACTTGGATCAACGAAACGGGCTGGGCTGATGGCGTTGTATGGTTCCTTGGACTCGTTCAGTCTGCGTATGCTCTGACTGCATACGATTCTGTTCTTCACATGGTTGAGGAAATCCCTGCTCCTCGACGAAATGCCCCGAGAACAATGGTTTTGGCTATTGTTATGGGTGCCATTTCAGGCTTCATTTTCTTGGTTGCCTGCCTGTTTTGCATTCAAGACCTTGCTACGACTTTGGATGCTCCCTCTGGATTTCCTTTCATCGAGGTCGTTCAGAATGTCGTTGGTCTCAAAGGTGGTGCGGTGTTGATCgctctcttcaccatcaacgGATTCGGCCAGGGTGTGTCAATTTTGACTTCAGCATCAAGACTAACGTGGAGTTTTGCTCGTGATCGAGGTCTACCATATGGCGATTACTTCGCTTACGTCGACCCCTATTGGCAAGTCCCTGCACGTTCCCTGATCCTCCAAGGggccttcatcaacatccttggaTTCTtatacttcttctcaagcacTACCCTTTCAGCCATCTTGAGTGTCAGCACTATTGCTCTGACAATCTCATACGCCATCCCCATCGCTGTCCTGATGGCCGTTGGTCGAGACAAGTTACCCGCGGGAGGAGAGTTTGGTCTCGGAAGATTTGGGCCAGCACTCAACGTTATTTCCATCATCTACACCGTCATCACAactgttttcttcttcttccctggATCGCCAAACCCAGCCGTTGGGGATATGAACTTTGCCATTGTCGTGTTCGGAGTCATGTTGGTCATCGGACTTGGGTTCTGGGTTATCAAGGGCCGAAAGTGTTTCTTGAAGATTGAAGACTTGTCTGATCATGTTCTTTATGGACagggcgatgatgagctgacAAGGACAGAGGAACTCACGGAGAAGAGATGA
- a CDS encoding related to Structure-specific endonuclease subunit SLX1, producing MSQLSRPIPALYAVYVLRSTKRHASIYIGSTPHPPRRLNQHNGMARGGAVRTAKDTLRPWEVMILITGFPSSIAALKFEWALTNPHLTTHISTEERITTRAPRKKGQRKSRKPIHSLRSVVSNLHLLVGVSSFARWPLTLHFFVPEPKKAWDNWLKAKETTPREGIKIMEDYEPDEGSNGTKSVEPWGIRALPLDYAPIKPYVEKAHNVVKFEREGNCVHCHEALESGKGLQPMCPHDGCEAMGHLDCWSKHALKGGPKEILLPLSCTCPSCGGKINWSDMMKELTLRVRGPKEVAKLLKKKRRTKKEIAAEAEAEEDI from the exons atgTCACAGCTCTCAAGACCCATACCAGCCCTTTATGCCGTGTACGTGCTCCGTTCAACGAAGCGCCATGCATCAATATACATAGGCTCAACGCCTCATCCCCCAAGACGTCTGAACCAGCACAATGGAATGGCACGAGGCGGTGCAGTTCGCACTGCAAAAGACACACTGCGACCATGGGAGGTTATGATACTTATCACAGGATTCCCAAGTTCGATTGCTGCTCTGAAATTTGA ATGGGCTCTAACGAACCCTCATTTGACGACACATATATCAACAGAGGAACGCATAACGACAAGAGCGCCTAGAAAAAAAGGGCAACGGAAGTCCCGGAAGCCTATTCACAGTCTGCGATCAGTGGTATCGAATCTTCATTTGCTTGTTGGCGTGTCGAGTTTTGCACGCTGGCCACTTACCCTGCACTTCTTTGTACCAGAGCCCAAGAAAGCTTGGGATAATTGGCTGAAGGCCAAAGAGACAACACCACGGGAGGGtatcaagatcatggaggACTATGAACCAGATGAAGGGTCAAACGGGACCAAATCTGTTGAGCCTTGGGGTATTCGCGCCCTGCCACTGGATTATGCACCTATCAAGCCATACGTCGAGAAGGCGCACAACGTCGTGAAATTTGAACGAGAAGGGAATTGTGTCCATTGCCACGAAGCACTAGAGTCAGGAAAAGGACTTCAACCAATGTGTCCTCACGACGGATGCGAAGCAATGGGCCATCTCGACTGCTGGTCAAAACACGCCCTTAAAGGTGGACCAAAGGAGATATTGCTTCCTTTATCATGCACGTGTCCAAGCTGTGGTGGCAAGATAAACTGGAGCGACATGATGAAGGAGTTGACCCTTCGTGTGAGGGGACCGAAGGAGGTTGCGAAATTACTCAAGAAGAAACGGCGGacgaagaaggagattgcggctgaagctgaagctgaggaggatATCTGA
- a CDS encoding probable translation initiation factor eIF-4A, which yields MAESAGGIDRKADERMEFSTSKEVTVHPTFESMSLKENLLRGIYAYGYESPSAVQSRAIVQVCKGRDTIAQAQSGTGKTATFSISMLQVIDTAVRETQALVLSPTRELATQIQSVVMALGDYMNVQCHACIGGTNVGEDIRKLDYGQHIVSGTPGRVADMIRRRHLRTRHIKMLVLDEADELLNKGFREQIYDVYRYLPPATQVVVVSATLPYDVLDMTTKFMTDPVRILVKRDELTLEGLKQYFIAVEKEDWKFDTLCDLYDTLTITQAVIFCNTRRKVDWLTDKMREANFTVSSMHGDMPQKERDSIMQDFRQGNSRVLISTDVWARGIDVQQVSLVINYDLPSNRENYIHRIGRSGRFGRKGVAINFVTTEDVRILRDIELYYSTQIDEMPMNVADLIA from the exons ATGGCTGAAAGCGCTGGAGGAATTGATCGAAAGGCCGATGAGAGGATGGAATTTTCCACCTCCAAGGAGGTTACGGTCCATCCTACTTTCGAATCGATGTCGCTGAAGG AGAACTTGCTTCGTGGAATTTACGCTTACGGATACGAGTCGCCTTCTGCTGTTCAGTCTCGAGCGATCGTTCAGGTCTGCAAGGGTCGCGACACCATTGCTCAGGCGCAGTCTGGTACCGGAAAGACAGCTACCTTTTCCATCAGTATGCTGCAGGTCATCGATACCGCGGTGCGAGAGACACAGGCTCTGGTCTTGTCACCGACACGAGAATTGGCTACTCAGATTCAATCCGTTGTCATGGCTCTGGGCGACTACATGAACGTGCAATGTCACGCTTGTATTGGAGGCACAAACGTTGGAGAGGATATCCGCAAGCTCGACTACGGTCAACACATTGTCTCAGGCACCCCCGGCCGTGTGGCCGACATGATTCGACGACGACACTTGCGCACCAGACACATTAAGATGCTGGTCCTCGATGAGGccgatgagcttctcaacaaggGATTCCGCGAGCAGATCTACGATGTTTACCGATACCTCCCCCCTGCCACTCAAGTCGTGGTCGTCAGCGCCACCCTCCCATACGACGTTCTCGACATGACGACCAAATTCATGACCGATCCCGTTCGCATTCTCGTCAAGCGTGACGAACTGACCCTCGAAGGTCTCAAGCAGTACTTCATCGCCGTGGAGAAGGAGGACTGGAAATTCGACACGCTATGCGATCTCTACGACACCCTCACCATCACGCAAGCCGTCATCTTCTGTAACACTCGACGTAAGGTGGACTGGCTCACCGACAAGATGCGTGAGGCGAACTTTACGGTCAGCAGCATGCACGGCGACATGCCTCAGAAGGAACGAGACAGCATCATGCAGGATTTCCGACAGGGTAACAGCCGTGTTCTCATCTCGACTGATGTGTGGGCTCGTGGTATCGACGTTCAGCAGGTCAGTTTAGTTATCAACTACGACCTTCCTAGCAACCGAGAGAACTACATCCACCGCATCGGTCGAAGTGGTCGTTTTGGTCGCAAGGGTGTCGCTATCAACTTTGTTACTACCGAAGATGTGCGCATCCTGAGAGACATTGAGT TGTACTACTCTACCCAGATCGACGAGATGCCCATGAACGTTGCCGACCTCATCGCATAA